The Onychomys torridus chromosome 4, mOncTor1.1, whole genome shotgun sequence genome includes a window with the following:
- the Kif3b gene encoding kinesin-like protein KIF3B, which produces MSKLKSSESVRVVVRCRPMNGKEKAASYDKVVDVDVKLGQVSVKNPKGTSHEMPKTFTFDAVYDWNAKQFELYDETFRPLVDSVLQGFNGTIFAYGQTGTGKTYTMEGVRGDPEKRGVIPNSFDHIFTHISRSQNQQYLVRASYLEIYQEEIRDLLSKDQTKRLELKERPDTGVYVKDLSSFVTKSVKEIEHVMNVGNQNRSVGATNMNEHSSRSHAIFVITIECSEVGLDGENHIRVGKLNLVDLAGSERQAKTGAQGERLKEATKINLSLSALGNVISALVDGKSTHIPYRDSKLTRLLQDSLGGNAKTVMVANVGPASYNVEETLTTLRYANRAKNIKNKPRVNEDPKDALLREFQEEIARLKAQLEKRSIGRRKRREKRREGGGSGGGGEEEEEEGEEGEEEGDDKDDYWREQQEKLEIEKRAIVEDHSLVAEEKMRLLKEKEKKMEDLRREKDAAEMLGAKIKAMESKLLVGGKNIVDHTNEQQKILEQKRQEIAEQKRREREIQQQMESRDEETLELKETYTSLQQEVDIKTKKLKKLFSKLQAVKAEIHDLQEEHIKERQELEQTQNELTRELKLKHLIIENFIPLEEKNKIMNRSFFDEEEDHWKLHPITRLENQQMMKRPVSAVGYKRPLSQHARMSMMIRPEPRYRAENIMLLELDMPSRTTRDYEGPAISPKVQAALDAALQDEDEIQVDASSFESTANRKPKARPKSGRKSGSSSSSSGNPASQFYPQSRGLVPK; this is translated from the exons ATGTCCAAGTTAAAAAGCTCAGAGTCAGTCCGGGTGGTAGTTCGCTGTCGGCCCATGAATGGTAAAGAAAAGGCTGCATCCTATGACAAGGTGGTAGATGTGGATGTGAAGCTGGGGCAGGTGTCTGTGAAGAACCCCAAAGGCACATCCCATGAGATGCCCAAGACCTTCACCTTTGATGCTGTCTATGATTGGAATGCCAAGCAGTTTGAACTCTATGATGAGACGTTCCGGCCACTTGTGGACTCTGTCCTACAGGGATTCAATGGCACAATTTTTGCCTATGGACAAACGGGAACTGGGAAAACCTATACCATGGAGGGAGTCCGTGGTGACCCTGAGAAAAGAGGGGTCATCCCCAACTCATTTGatcacatcttcacacacatcTCTCGATCGCAAAATCAACAGTACCTGGTCAGGGCTTCTTACTTAGAGATCTATCAGGAAGAGATCCGAGACTTGCTCTCAAAGGATCAGACCAAAAGGCTGGAGCTCAAAGAGAGACCCGATACAGGTGTGTACGTGAAGGATTTGTCTTCCTTTGTCACCAAGAGTGTGAAGGAGATAGAGCATGTGATGAATGTGGGCAACCAAAACCGCTCTGTCGGTGCTACCAACATGAACGAGCACAGCTCACGGTCGCATGCAATCTTTGTCATCACCATCGAATGCAGCGAGGTGGGCCTAGATGGGGAAAACCACATCCGGGTAGGAAAACTGAACCTTGTAGATCTTGCCGGCAGTGAGCGGCAAGCCAAGACTGGTGCTCAAGGGGAAAGACTGAAGGAAGCGACCAAGATCAACCTGTCCCTTTCAGCCTTGGGCAATGTCATCTCTGCCCTGGTGGATGGCAAGAGCACCCACATTCCATATAGAGACTCTAAGCTGACTAGGCTTCTCCAAGATTCCCTTGGTGGCAATGCCAAAACTGTGATGGTAGCCAATGTGGGGCCTGCCTCGTACAATGTAGAAGAGACCCTGACCACTCTGAGATATGCCAACCGTGCCAAAAACATTAAGAACAAGCCAAGGGTCAATGAGGACCCAAAGGACGCTCTGCTTCGAGAATTCCAGGAAGAAATTGCTCGGCTCAAGGCCCAGCTGGAAAAACGCTCCATTGGCAGGAGGAAGAGGCGAGAGAAGCGGAGggaaggtggtggcagtggtgggggtggggaagaggaggaggaggagggagaagagggtgaGGAGGAAGGGGATGATAAGGATGATTACTGGCGGGAACAGCAAGAAAAACTGGAGATTGAGAAGCGGGCCATTGTAGAGGACCACAGCTTGGTTGCAGAGGAGAAGATGAGGCtgctgaaggagaaggagaaaaagatggAGGACCTGCGGCGAGAGAAGGATGCTGCTGAGATGCTGGGTGCCAAAATCAAG GCCATGGAGAGTAAGCTGCTTGTTGGAGGAAAAAATATAGTAGATCATACGAATGAACAGCAGAAGATCTTGGAGCAGAAACGCCAGGAGATCGCAGAGCAG AAACGTCGAGAAAGAGAAATCCAGCAGCAAATGGAGAGTCGAGATGAGGAGACCTTGGAACTAAAAGAGACTTACACCTCGTTGCAGCAGGAGGTAGACATCAAGACCAAAAAGCTCAAAAAG CTCTTTTCCAAGCTCCAGGCTGTGAAGGCTGAGATCCATGACCTGCAAGAAGAGCACATCAAGGAGCGCCAGGAGCTGGAGCAGACGCAGAATGAGCTCACCAGGGAACTAAAGCTCAA GCATCTTATTATAGAAAACTTTATCCCCTtggaagagaagaataaaattatgaatAGGTCCTTTTTTGATGAAGAAGAAGACCACTGGAAATTACATCCTATAACTAGACTGGA GAACCAGCAAATGATGAAGCGGCCAGTCTCTGCCGTGGGATACAAGAGACCCCTGAGCCAGCACGCACGGATGTCCATGATGATTCGGCCAGAACCCCGATACAGG GCAGAGAACATCATGCTCTTGGAGTTGGATATGCCCAGCCGGACGACCAGAGATTATGAAGGCCCAGCCATTTCCCCCAAGGTCCAGGCTGCGCTTGATGCAGCTCTGCAGGATGAAGATGAGATACAGGTGGATGCATCATCCTTTGAAAGTACTGCAAACAGAAAACCCAAGGCCAG GCCTAAGAGTGGCAGGAAATCaggatcctcctcttcctcctcaggaaACCCTGCATCTCAGTTTTACCCCCAGTCTCGGGGGCTGGTTCCCAAGTAA